A window of Ignavibacterium sp. contains these coding sequences:
- a CDS encoding adenine phosphoribosyltransferase, producing the protein MDLKEYIRNIKDFPKQGIMFRDITTLLKNPQAMKYTSEKLLDFAKGLKVDKVVGIESRGFIFGSILSEKLNAGFVPVRKPGKLPAEKEQATYQLEYGTDTLEVHKDAINPGDNVLIHDDLLATGGTMEAVCKMIEKLGGNVVQISFIIELSFLKGREKLKSYDVRSIVEYHSED; encoded by the coding sequence ATGGATCTTAAAGAATACATCAGAAATATAAAAGATTTTCCGAAACAGGGAATAATGTTTCGTGATATTACAACTCTTCTTAAAAATCCTCAAGCAATGAAATACACAAGTGAAAAGCTATTGGATTTTGCTAAAGGTTTAAAGGTTGATAAAGTCGTTGGTATTGAATCGCGTGGATTTATCTTCGGTTCAATACTTTCTGAAAAATTAAATGCGGGTTTTGTACCTGTTAGAAAACCCGGAAAACTTCCTGCTGAAAAAGAACAGGCAACTTATCAACTTGAATACGGAACTGATACTTTGGAAGTTCATAAAGATGCAATAAATCCGGGCGATAATGTTCTCATTCACGATGATTTGCTTGCAACCGGTGGAACAATGGAAGCTGTTTGTAAAATGATTGAGAAACTTGGAGGAAATGTCGTTCAGATTTCTTTTATAATCGAGTTAAGTTTTCTGAAGGGAAGAGAGAAACTGAAATCTTATGATGTAAGAAGTATAGTTGAGTATCATTCTGAAGATTAG
- a CDS encoding T9SS type A sorting domain-containing protein — protein MKNFLLLFVISLILISSQRNVVAQVSEGGIPDGWSLSTEGIPVITMPTIDKKALIEEDIYEESLGIPFRFGFPHEVSIDFLKEAKKDILPNGNALFRLKIIAPEATTINLTYSDFYLPQGAKFFIYAEDRSELIGAFTSRNNKDDGLFATGLIRGESVILELQVPGYLVEQTHIVIATVVHGYKDVFSSYNDWEDFGSSGACNINVKCPEGEPWENEIRSVAMILTAGGSRLCSGVMVNNVRQDLTPYFLTANHCLVSSPNTWIIMFNYQSPTCANINGPLNYTVSGTQTKANNSASDFALLLLNEAPPDSYQVHFAGWSAIDVPADSGVGIHHPSGDIKKISFSGQAFEHDTWTGTPPNSHWRVRWHPAGLRGVTEPGSSGSPIFDQNHRIVGQLHGGPSSCTATDKSDLYGKFSMSWNYGTTPSTRLKDWLDPDNTGTLILDGWDPTMVPPDTVAPTTITDLAVVDPTSNSLRLTWTAPFDTTQGGVRKYTIRYSTSPITDTVAFNNATNIPNNLVPKAPGQSESFTVTGLPFSSTFYFAIRSNDRWNNFSNVSNSPSGTTLAAPVISVSPASMLKILEPNTSVVDSVMISNVSTSASTLDFTVSLENNTFPGEAVEIKLVPKNPVITEGNGDEIKNSEKERKGMSIEGQGGPDIFGYRWIDSDEPNGPQYVWNDISTNPSAVQITSWTGTLDDGYTTVPLGMTFPFYGNNYTQAYLSTNGFLSFTTLTSSYFSNGTIPNTALPNNVIAPFWDDLDGRTQGSVHYLQESGKLTIQFTNWQKYSGTGSLTFQIVLYSSGKIMYYYNNMNATLNSATVGIENSTGTDGLQIAYNANYVHNNMAVKIEAAPEWLVNNIFGGTVYNGNSMAVQLTFKTEDYPLGSYSMDMVIQSNDPLTPSVTIPIQMEIVIPVELAAFTAKTERDNVIIEWQTATETNNQGFEVQRKMEGLESWTVAGYVSGKGTTTERQSYQYVDKQLKAGKYIYRLKQIDLDGTIEYSQEIEIEVEIPNEYVLYQNYPNPFNPATTIEFSLPEKSEVVLSIYNSLGEKVREILNGSMEAGYQRVVFDARELPSGTYVYQINAKGSTKSFIQSKKMALVK, from the coding sequence ATGAAAAATTTTCTTTTACTCTTCGTCATTTCTCTAATACTTATTTCATCACAACGAAATGTTGTTGCTCAGGTAAGTGAAGGAGGCATTCCGGATGGATGGTCTCTTTCCACTGAAGGTATTCCGGTCATTACAATGCCAACAATTGATAAAAAAGCTTTGATAGAAGAAGATATATACGAGGAATCATTAGGTATTCCATTCAGATTTGGATTTCCTCATGAAGTATCAATAGATTTTTTGAAAGAAGCTAAAAAAGATATTCTGCCAAATGGCAATGCGCTATTCAGATTAAAAATTATTGCTCCTGAAGCTACAACAATCAATTTAACTTATTCGGATTTCTACCTTCCTCAAGGCGCAAAGTTTTTCATATATGCTGAAGACAGGAGCGAATTGATTGGTGCATTCACAAGTCGTAATAATAAAGATGATGGCTTATTTGCAACCGGACTAATAAGAGGCGAGAGTGTTATTCTTGAGCTACAGGTTCCCGGTTATCTTGTTGAACAAACTCATATTGTAATTGCAACAGTAGTACACGGATATAAAGATGTGTTCAGCAGTTACAATGATTGGGAAGATTTTGGTTCGTCAGGGGCTTGCAACATAAATGTTAAATGTCCGGAAGGTGAACCATGGGAAAATGAAATCAGGTCAGTTGCAATGATTTTAACTGCTGGTGGTTCCAGGCTATGTAGCGGTGTTATGGTAAATAATGTCAGACAAGATCTAACGCCATATTTTCTTACTGCTAACCATTGTTTGGTAAGTTCTCCAAATACCTGGATTATAATGTTCAATTATCAAAGTCCAACTTGTGCAAACATCAATGGTCCTCTGAATTACACTGTTAGTGGAACTCAAACCAAAGCAAATAATTCAGCTTCAGATTTTGCATTATTATTACTTAACGAAGCTCCACCCGATAGTTATCAGGTCCATTTTGCTGGTTGGAGTGCAATTGATGTTCCTGCTGATTCAGGTGTTGGAATTCATCATCCTTCTGGCGATATCAAGAAAATATCTTTTAGCGGTCAGGCATTTGAACACGATACCTGGACTGGTACACCACCAAACTCTCACTGGAGAGTTCGCTGGCATCCTGCTGGTCTAAGAGGTGTTACTGAACCAGGTTCTTCAGGCTCACCTATTTTCGATCAGAATCATCGTATAGTAGGACAGTTGCACGGCGGACCATCATCTTGTACTGCAACAGACAAATCAGATTTATATGGTAAGTTTTCTATGTCCTGGAATTATGGTACTACTCCATCAACAAGATTAAAGGATTGGTTGGATCCTGATAATACCGGTACTTTGATTCTTGATGGTTGGGATCCGACAATGGTTCCTCCTGATACAGTTGCTCCAACAACAATTACTGACTTAGCAGTAGTTGATCCAACTTCAAATTCCCTAAGACTTACCTGGACAGCTCCATTTGATACAACTCAAGGTGGAGTTAGAAAATATACCATAAGATATTCAACTTCACCGATCACTGACACGGTTGCATTTAACAATGCTACAAATATTCCTAATAATTTAGTTCCAAAAGCACCAGGTCAGTCAGAATCATTTACTGTAACTGGGTTGCCATTCAGCTCAACATTTTATTTTGCAATAAGATCTAACGATAGATGGAATAATTTTTCAAATGTATCCAACAGTCCATCAGGAACAACATTAGCAGCACCAGTGATAAGTGTAAGTCCGGCATCAATGCTGAAAATACTTGAGCCGAACACATCAGTAGTAGATTCAGTGATGATATCAAATGTATCCACATCAGCATCAACACTTGATTTCACAGTATCACTTGAGAATAACACATTTCCAGGAGAAGCAGTAGAGATAAAGTTAGTACCGAAGAATCCTGTAATAACCGAAGGCAACGGAGATGAGATAAAGAATTCAGAGAAAGAAAGAAAAGGAATGTCAATAGAAGGACAGGGCGGACCGGACATATTCGGCTACAGATGGATAGACAGTGATGAACCAAACGGGCCACAGTATGTATGGAATGATATCAGCACAAATCCATCAGCAGTACAGATAACCAGCTGGACAGGAACCCTTGATGATGGATACACAACAGTACCATTGGGAATGACATTCCCGTTTTACGGAAACAATTATACACAGGCATACTTAAGTACCAACGGATTCTTAAGTTTCACAACATTAACGAGCAGTTACTTCAGTAATGGAACGATACCAAACACAGCACTTCCGAATAATGTAATAGCCCCATTCTGGGATGATTTGGATGGAAGGACACAGGGAAGTGTACATTATTTGCAGGAATCAGGAAAGTTGACGATACAATTCACTAACTGGCAGAAGTACAGTGGAACAGGATCATTGACATTCCAGATAGTATTGTACTCAAGCGGAAAGATAATGTACTACTACAACAATATGAACGCAACATTAAACTCAGCCACAGTAGGCATAGAGAACAGCACGGGGACGGATGGATTACAGATAGCATACAATGCAAACTATGTACATAACAATATGGCAGTAAAGATAGAAGCAGCACCGGAGTGGTTGGTAAACAACATATTCGGAGGGACAGTATATAATGGAAACAGTATGGCAGTACAGCTGACCTTCAAGACGGAGGACTATCCACTGGGGTCATATTCAATGGATATGGTAATACAGAGCAATGATCCGTTAACCCCGAGTGTAACAATTCCGATACAGATGGAGATAGTAATTCCTGTAGAGTTAGCAGCATTTACAGCGAAGACAGAAAGAGATAATGTAATAATTGAATGGCAGACAGCAACAGAGACGAACAATCAGGGTTTTGAGGTACAGAGGAAGATGGAAGGATTAGAAAGCTGGACAGTAGCAGGATATGTAAGTGGAAAGGGAACAACAACAGAGAGACAGAGTTATCAGTATGTAGATAAGCAGTTAAAGGCAGGAAAGTACATCTACAGATTGAAACAGATAGACCTTGATGGCACGATAGAATACAGTCAGGAGATAGAGATAGAGGTAGAGATACCGAACGAATATGTATTATATCAGAATTATCCAAATCCATTCAATCCTGCAACGACTATAGAGTTCAGTTTGCCAGAGAAGAGTGAAGTAGTTCTGAGCATATACAATTCATTAGGGGAGAAGGTACGGGAGATATTAAACGGAAGTATGGAAGCAGGCTATCAGAGAGTAGTATTTGATGCGAGAGAGTTGCCATCAGGTACATATGTATATCAGATAAATGCAAAGGGAAGTACAAAGTCATTCATTCAATCTAAGAAGATGGCTTTGGTTAAGTAA
- the rsmI gene encoding 16S rRNA (cytidine(1402)-2'-O)-methyltransferase — MKLFVVSTPIGNLKDITLRALETLKEVDFIICEDTRVTGNLLRHYEISKELISLNAFNESQKLHQIIEKILSGNSAALVSDSGTPTISDPGNRLISEAIKNKIEVIAIPGASAVIAALSISGLPTDSFVFEGFLPQKKGRQKKLKQLAEEERTIVLYESVYRIEKLLDELIEHMPERLIVVCRELTKKFEECWRGFPAEIKSNVSEKIIKGEFVIIIAPKNWRQ; from the coding sequence ATGAAACTTTTTGTAGTCAGTACACCAATCGGAAACTTGAAAGATATTACTTTAAGAGCGCTTGAGACTCTTAAAGAGGTTGATTTTATTATTTGTGAAGACACACGAGTAACAGGAAATCTGCTCAGACATTATGAAATAAGTAAAGAGCTCATCTCACTTAATGCATTTAATGAATCTCAAAAACTTCATCAGATAATTGAAAAAATTCTTTCGGGAAATTCAGCTGCATTAGTTTCTGATTCCGGAACACCGACTATTTCAGACCCGGGCAACAGACTAATTTCTGAAGCAATCAAAAATAAAATAGAAGTTATTGCAATTCCCGGAGCTTCTGCAGTCATTGCAGCGTTATCAATCAGCGGTTTACCAACTGATTCATTTGTATTTGAAGGTTTCCTTCCTCAAAAAAAAGGACGACAAAAAAAACTTAAACAATTAGCCGAAGAAGAACGAACAATTGTTCTGTATGAATCTGTTTACAGGATTGAAAAACTTTTGGATGAATTGATTGAACACATGCCCGAAAGATTGATAGTTGTTTGCAGAGAATTAACAAAAAAATTTGAAGAATGCTGGCGAGGATTTCCCGCTGAAATCAAATCAAATGTTTCAGAAAAAATTATTAAGGGAGAATTTGTAATTATAATCGCTCCTAAAAACTGGAGACAGTAA
- a CDS encoding S8 family serine peptidase, which translates to MKKQALFLFVLIAFVATSLAQVEVSSRLQEAIQKAGPDDYVRALVLLRDQVDLLALDQRLYHEKATLERRAYEVITALQRKAQETQPNLLNYLQAKESAGEVFQYQSFWVANLVMVEAKPSVMLELMSRMDIAQMDLDAILELDKPEVVSEGDVEGHESVEIGLRVIKADQLWAMGITGQGRLLMNIDTGVYPNHPALQHKWRGNHVPSNQAWFDPGGGTTTPSDCDGHGSHTMGTMVGRSLTTPDTVGVAIDAEWIAAKTICSSPHTSNSVAAFQWAMNPDGNPATIDDMPDAISNSWYDPSVTNECSGIYKTTLDAVETAGIAVVFSAGNSGPGASTITKPKNINTNEVNVFCVAAIDAVSYNGGNNNPIASFSSRGPSVCGGTGSLLIKPEVSAPGVNVRSSGSSTGYTVLSGTSMASPHVAGAIALLKQFAPTLTGQQIKFALYNTAIDLGTAGEDNTYGTGLIDVVAAMMSLGTPDTIPPTTITDLAVVDPTSNSLRLTWTAPLDTSMGGVTQYDIRWSLSPITDTTSFYAANPLTYPGVPGAAGTPQELLVTGLNFSTTYYFAIRSRDAWGNWSDVSNSPSGTTLAAPVISVSPASMLKILEPNTTVVDSVMISNVSTSSSTLDFTVSLENNTFPGEAVEIKLVPKNPVITEGNGDEIKNSEKERKGMSIEGQGGPDIFGYRWIDSDEPNGPQYVWNDISTNPSAVQITSWTGTLDDGYTTVPLGMTFPFYGNNYTQAYLSTNGFLSFTTLTSSYFSNGTIPNTALPNNVIAPFWDDLDGRTQGSVHYLQESGKLTIQFTNWQKYSGTGSLTFQIVLYSSGKIMYYYNNMNATLNSATVGIENSTGTDGLQIAYNANYVHNNMAVKIEAAPEWLVNNIFGGTVYNGNSMAVQLTFKTEDYPLGSYSMDMVIQSNDPLTPSVTVPIQMEIVIPVELAAFTAKTERDNVIIEWQTATETNNQGFEVQRKMEGLESWTVAGYVSGKGTTTERQSYQYVDKQLKAGKYIYRLKQIDLDGTIEYSQEIEVEVEIPNEYVLYQNYPNPFNPATTIEFSLPEKSEVVLSIYNSLGEKVREILNGSMEAGYQRVVFDARELPSGTYVYQINARGSTKSFIQSKKMALVK; encoded by the coding sequence GTGAAAAAACAAGCACTTTTTCTGTTCGTTTTAATTGCTTTCGTCGCTACTTCGCTAGCTCAGGTAGAAGTAAGCTCGAGGTTGCAGGAAGCAATTCAAAAAGCTGGTCCAGATGATTATGTTAGAGCGTTAGTGCTTCTGAGAGATCAAGTGGACCTATTAGCATTAGATCAACGGCTTTATCATGAAAAAGCCACATTAGAAAGAAGAGCTTATGAGGTAATTACAGCACTTCAGAGAAAAGCTCAGGAAACCCAACCAAATCTATTAAATTATCTTCAGGCAAAAGAATCAGCTGGTGAAGTATTCCAATACCAATCCTTCTGGGTTGCAAACCTTGTAATGGTAGAAGCAAAACCATCAGTGATGCTGGAATTGATGTCGAGAATGGATATTGCTCAAATGGATTTGGATGCCATTCTTGAATTAGATAAGCCAGAAGTTGTGTCCGAAGGTGATGTAGAGGGACACGAATCAGTCGAAATTGGTTTACGTGTTATAAAAGCAGATCAGCTTTGGGCAATGGGAATTACAGGTCAGGGCAGACTTTTAATGAACATTGACACAGGAGTTTACCCGAATCATCCAGCACTTCAGCATAAATGGAGAGGAAATCATGTTCCATCAAATCAGGCGTGGTTTGATCCAGGTGGAGGAACAACAACTCCTAGTGATTGTGATGGACACGGTTCTCACACAATGGGAACAATGGTAGGAAGATCACTCACAACTCCTGATACAGTTGGAGTTGCAATCGATGCAGAATGGATTGCTGCAAAAACAATTTGTTCAAGTCCGCACACATCAAATTCCGTAGCAGCATTTCAATGGGCAATGAATCCGGATGGAAATCCTGCGACAATTGACGATATGCCCGATGCAATTTCAAATAGTTGGTATGACCCTTCTGTAACTAACGAGTGCTCTGGAATTTATAAAACTACACTTGATGCAGTTGAAACTGCTGGTATTGCAGTAGTTTTTTCAGCTGGAAATAGTGGTCCAGGTGCCAGCACAATTACTAAACCAAAGAATATCAATACTAATGAAGTAAATGTTTTCTGTGTTGCTGCAATTGATGCAGTATCTTATAACGGTGGAAATAATAATCCTATTGCAAGCTTTTCAAGTCGTGGTCCTTCGGTTTGTGGAGGAACAGGTTCATTATTAATTAAGCCTGAAGTTTCTGCTCCCGGAGTAAATGTTCGTTCTTCAGGAAGTTCAACCGGTTATACTGTTCTTAGTGGTACTTCAATGGCTTCACCGCATGTTGCCGGTGCCATTGCTTTATTAAAACAATTTGCACCAACATTAACCGGACAACAAATTAAATTTGCTCTATACAACACTGCTATTGATCTTGGAACTGCAGGTGAGGATAATACTTACGGTACAGGTTTAATTGATGTTGTTGCAGCAATGATGAGTTTAGGAACTCCTGATACTATTCCGCCAACGACAATAACCGATTTAGCAGTAGTTGATCCAACATCAAATTCCCTAAGACTTACCTGGACAGCACCACTTGATACTTCAATGGGTGGTGTAACACAATATGATATTCGATGGTCTTTATCACCAATTACAGATACTACATCATTTTACGCAGCTAATCCGTTAACATATCCCGGAGTACCTGGCGCAGCCGGAACACCTCAGGAGTTACTCGTTACCGGATTAAACTTTAGTACTACATACTATTTCGCAATTCGCTCAAGAGATGCATGGGGCAACTGGTCTGATGTATCCAACAGTCCATCAGGAACAACATTAGCAGCACCAGTGATAAGTGTAAGTCCGGCATCAATGCTGAAAATACTTGAGCCGAACACAACAGTAGTAGATTCAGTGATGATATCAAATGTATCCACATCATCATCAACACTTGATTTCACAGTATCACTTGAGAATAACACATTTCCGGGAGAAGCAGTAGAGATAAAGTTAGTACCGAAGAATCCTGTAATAACCGAAGGCAACGGAGATGAGATAAAGAATTCAGAGAAAGAAAGAAAAGGAATGTCAATAGAAGGACAGGGCGGACCGGACATATTCGGCTACAGATGGATAGACAGTGATGAACCAAACGGGCCACAGTATGTATGGAATGATATCAGCACAAATCCATCAGCAGTACAGATAACCAGCTGGACAGGAACCCTTGATGATGGATACACAACAGTACCATTGGGAATGACATTCCCGTTTTACGGAAACAATTATACACAGGCATACTTAAGTACCAACGGATTCTTAAGTTTCACAACATTAACGAGCAGTTACTTCAGTAATGGAACGATACCAAACACAGCACTTCCGAATAATGTAATAGCCCCATTCTGGGATGATTTGGATGGAAGGACACAGGGAAGTGTACATTATTTGCAGGAATCAGGAAAGTTGACGATACAATTCACTAACTGGCAGAAGTACAGTGGAACAGGATCATTGACATTCCAGATAGTATTGTACTCAAGCGGAAAGATAATGTACTACTACAACAATATGAACGCAACATTAAACTCAGCCACAGTAGGCATAGAGAACAGCACGGGGACGGATGGATTACAGATAGCATACAATGCAAACTATGTACATAACAATATGGCAGTAAAGATAGAAGCAGCACCGGAGTGGTTGGTAAACAACATATTCGGAGGGACAGTATATAATGGAAACAGTATGGCAGTACAGCTGACCTTCAAGACGGAGGACTATCCACTGGGGTCATATTCAATGGATATGGTAATACAGAGCAATGATCCGTTAACCCCGAGTGTAACAGTTCCGATACAGATGGAGATAGTAATTCCTGTAGAGTTAGCAGCATTTACAGCGAAGACAGAAAGAGATAATGTAATAATTGAATGGCAGACAGCAACAGAGACGAACAATCAGGGTTTTGAGGTACAGAGGAAGATGGAAGGATTAGAAAGCTGGACAGTAGCAGGATATGTAAGTGGAAAGGGAACAACAACAGAGAGACAGAGTTATCAGTATGTAGATAAGCAGTTAAAGGCAGGAAAGTACATCTACAGATTGAAACAGATAGACCTTGATGGCACGATAGAATACAGTCAGGAGATAGAAGTAGAGGTAGAGATACCGAACGAATATGTATTATATCAGAATTATCCAAATCCATTCAATCCTGCAACGACGATAGAGTTCAGTTTGCCAGAGAAGAGTGAGGTAGTTCTGAGCATATACAATTCATTAGGAGAGAAGGTACGGGAGATATTAAACGGAAGTATGGAAGCAGGCTATCAGAGAGTAGTATTTGATGCGAGAGAATTGCCATCAGGTACATATGTATATCAGATAAATGCAAGGGGAAGTACAAAGTCATTCATTCAATCGAAGAAGATGGCTTTGGTTAAGTAA
- the lat gene encoding L-lysine 6-transaminase, producing MKSVLNPEMLIKPSIEPSKVHETIAKFMLADGFDIVLDLQNSNGVHLVDEKTGESYFDFFTFFASSPLGLNHPYLRSEEVQNTLGFVAVNKPSNSDIYTTYMADFVDTFARVAKPDYMKHLFFISGGTLAVENGLKVAFDWKVQKNFQKGFKEEKGFQVIHFREAFHGRSGYTLSLTNTDPTKVKYFPKFNWPRIINPKVKFPIENHLEEIIKLENQAIDEIYAAIKNNPDDIAVIIIEPIQAEGGDHFFRKEFFIKLREIADENDIMLMFDEVQTGFGITGKFWASEYFVKPDIISFGKKAQVCGIMVSDRVDEVENNCFKVSSRINSTWGADLVDMVRSKFILDVIHNDNLVENSRIVGEHLKNELIKLQNDFPSLISNARGLGLMCSFDLPSTELRNKFRKIAYKEKLMILGCGEKAIRFRPPLTITKDEVDEGLHIIRKVLNFMS from the coding sequence ATGAAATCAGTATTAAACCCTGAAATGCTTATAAAACCTTCTATTGAACCATCAAAAGTTCACGAAACCATAGCTAAATTTATGCTTGCTGATGGTTTTGATATTGTACTTGATTTACAAAACAGCAATGGTGTACATCTTGTAGATGAGAAAACTGGTGAAAGTTATTTTGATTTTTTCACTTTTTTTGCTTCTTCTCCGTTAGGATTGAATCACCCTTATCTAAGATCTGAAGAGGTTCAGAATACGCTTGGTTTTGTGGCTGTGAATAAACCTTCCAACTCTGACATATATACAACTTATATGGCAGATTTTGTTGATACATTTGCACGAGTTGCAAAACCTGATTATATGAAACATTTATTCTTTATTTCCGGTGGAACTTTAGCAGTTGAAAACGGGCTTAAAGTCGCATTCGATTGGAAAGTTCAGAAAAATTTTCAAAAAGGATTTAAGGAAGAAAAAGGATTTCAGGTTATTCATTTCAGAGAAGCTTTTCACGGAAGAAGTGGTTACACTTTATCTTTAACAAATACCGATCCTACAAAAGTAAAATATTTTCCAAAGTTCAACTGGCCTAGAATTATTAATCCAAAAGTTAAATTTCCAATTGAAAACCATCTTGAAGAAATCATCAAATTAGAAAACCAGGCAATTGATGAAATCTACGCAGCGATTAAAAACAATCCTGATGATATAGCTGTGATAATTATTGAACCAATTCAGGCAGAAGGTGGAGATCATTTCTTCAGAAAAGAATTCTTTATAAAACTTCGTGAGATTGCCGATGAAAATGATATTATGCTGATGTTCGACGAAGTACAAACTGGATTCGGCATTACCGGAAAGTTCTGGGCTTCTGAATATTTTGTTAAACCTGACATAATTTCTTTCGGGAAAAAAGCTCAGGTTTGTGGTATTATGGTTTCAGACAGAGTTGATGAAGTTGAAAATAACTGCTTCAAAGTATCAAGCAGAATAAATTCAACCTGGGGAGCTGACTTGGTTGATATGGTTCGTTCAAAATTTATTCTTGATGTTATCCATAATGATAATCTTGTTGAAAATTCAAGAATAGTTGGTGAACATCTGAAAAATGAATTGATTAAACTTCAAAATGATTTCCCATCTTTAATCAGCAATGCCCGTGGACTGGGACTTATGTGTTCATTTGACTTACCATCAACTGAACTCAGAAATAAATTCAGAAAAATTGCTTATAAGGAAAAACTTATGATTCTTGGTTGTGGTGAAAAAGCAATCAGATTCAGACCGCCATTGACAATTACCAAAGATGAAGTTGATGAGGGCTTGCATATTATCAGAAAAGTTTTGAATTTTATGTCGTAG